The Indicator indicator isolate 239-I01 chromosome 21, UM_Iind_1.1, whole genome shotgun sequence region TGGGTGAGCAAACTTGGCTGGTGATGAAGCTGAGAGGAAAGCCTGAGTGGGAGAGCTGGGGTAGCACTGGCTGACTGCTGGTGGGTACAGATGAGAAGCAGACACCAGGGAGCAAGGCTAAACTGGGGGTTAGGCTGAGAGGGCTTATAAACCAGCACGTTAACTGAAAGTGGAACATAGTAAACAGGAGAAAGTTCTTAAAATGCTCCTTTAAagtagagcagagtagatttaggttgtacataaggaagaagttctttaccgtgagggtggtaagacaatggaacagggaagttgtggatgcctcattcctggaattgtttaagatcaggttggatggggccttgagcaacctgatctagtgggaggtgtccctgctcatggtagggagttggaactggatgatctttaagatcccttccaacacattTCATTCTGTGATCAAAGCAAGTCCTTCAGTAAGGAGAAACCAGGTGCTGCTCCTTGTAGGTGGGTGAATTTTGGTGGCCATCTTGCTCTGATGGCTGTTGATAATGGCACCTGGAGCCTCTGTGCTCTTCAATAGTGCAGGGACCTGCTGGGTGACAAGAGGCAGATTCATGATGACCTcttggaaaaggaaatgaaagatgGTGAACAGGGCTATTGTGCTTAAAGTCTGGCCAGCTTGTGGAAAGTTTTTGttcccagttaaaaaaaaaaaccaaacaccaaacaaaaataaactacAGGAGCCTAAAAGCTGAACTGTAAATTGTAAAGATGTTGCTACTTGGATTTTAGGAGGGACATGGAAAGAACTAGTTGTCTGCATGATAACTatgtttatagaatcatagaactgtcatccagtccacccattaaaccatgtccccaagtgccatggctacacattttttgaacacctccagggatggtgactccaccacctccctggacagcctgttccaatccctgaccactcttgcaggaaataaattgtTCCCAATGTCAAATttcaaccttccctggcacaatttcagggcatttcctctcattctatcatctgatattagggagaagataccaacccccacctcactccaacctcctttcaggcagttgtagagagcaaggaggattTAGCTTTATGTGTAAAGATGCTTAAAAGATGGGGACTAAATGGGACATGTTTTAATACAATGTAAGaattaaagcaaaaagaaaCCTGCAATTTAAATGGCACGTCAGGATGTTTGAGCAGACCCTGatttagaaaggaaaagctTGCTCAGGAAGAGCAGGTAATAGAAAAGAGGGAGGAGATATTTCCTTGCATGTTATGATGTCCTGAATGTGTTTTTGAGGTTCAAAATGTAGTAGAGAGAGAACCACAatccagaggagagagaaaatgtgTAATAAGAGACCAACTTGGTTAGATCAGGAGCACTCTAATGAGCTTAAACTGCGGGAGGATTGCTCAGAAGGGTGGAAAGTAGGTCAAGTTATAAAGGGCAAATAGAAAAGAAATGTATGtaggaacaaaactggaaggcCAAGGCAGAAAAGGAGATGTTATTCTCAAAGAACATAAAGGACAAGAGGAGAAATCATAAGTacatggagaaagagaaggaggatgaAGGGAAGAATTTGCTCCCTGCTCATTTGGGGGGAGAGCTTAATAACAGATGACACTGAGAAATCTTAAATGTTTAATgatttttcttcagtctttattGAGAATGTTAACTCTGATCAGGAGGCTAACACAATTAACATGAGCATGAAAGGAGAACTCAGGCTAGAATAAGAGAACAACATGAGACTTCTTAAATAAGTTCCATATCTTCAAGTCAGATGGGCCTAATGCAATTTAAATTCCCAGAAAAAGACTGGAACAAATAAGCAAGTAATCTGTTTGCAACTGCTTCCAAGGAGATAGCAGGGTAAtagccagctgccagcctggatttggggacatggcacttggtgacatggtttactggccatggtggtcttagcttgatggctggacttgatgaccttagaggccttttccatcccaaacaattctatgattctatgatttatcaaGAACAAATCATGATGAGCACCCCAGTTTCTGTCAGTCACAGGTATCAGGCTTTGGGTTAGGGAGAAATGAGAACTCCCTCCTAAATCTTTACTTCAGGTGGTAgaacagaggaaatggcctgaaattgtgccaggggaattttaggttggagattaggaacaatttctttccttcaagagCAATCAGGCattagaagaggctgcccagggaggtggtggagtcactgtttatcttttatcctgtcacttgttgcctgtgagaagagaccaagccctgCCTCTcttcaacctcctttgagggagttgtagagggtgaaGTCCTCACAGGACTTATATTTAAGACCCTTACCCAGCTTTGCTGTCATTCTCCAGACATGCTCCAGGTCctctatgtccttcttgcagtgatgggtccaaaactgaacccagcatttgaggtgtggcctcaccagtgctgagcagaggggggcCAATCACATccatagacctgctggccacgctattcctgatccaagccaggatgccattggccttcttggccacctgggcgcatgctggctcatcttcagcctgcCGTGAATCAACACCCGCAGGTCTGTCTCCACTGAGCAGctctccatcctccctgccCCAAGCTGATGATGTGTTTGCAGTGGTATGAGTTGCATTGTCCTTTCTTCACCTTGCTTGCCAAAATCTCCCACTCTGCCCTTCATTTTCCAGCACTGAGCAAACCAGGTGCTCATTTTGTGCACTGTGGTGGCATTCTGTGGAAATTACTGGAGCTGCTGTTTTGCACCAGCTAAATATTAGGCTGGGTGTAATTAATTCAGCATCTTTAAAGATCCCTGGAGTTCAGTTTGCAAACAGGAGATTGCCATCACTCCAGGGAGGGACTTTCCTCAGGCAGAGACTCGTGAAAGTGTAGGAGTGAGCCTAGGCTGTgaatttctgtgaagaaatgcaGCATTTGAGTTCCCAGCACTAAAAAAGCTTCTGTAAGCTTTTCAGGCTCCAGAATAAACAAGGCAGAGCACTACATCATATACCCGGAGCTTCAAGTGTCCTACTTGTGTAACACTGGTGCTTGTTTGGATGGAAGCCTTGTTCTTCATCCTTTGCTTACAAGGCAGTTGGGAGCTGTTGTTGACCCTTTGTTCATCAATTTAATTACAATAGCTTGGCAGGACAGAGGGATGCGGTGTTGGAACAGTGTGGTCTTCACTGGTCAGGAATAAGATGCATTAGCAAAAAGCAGACTCAGGGAGGATgaccagctggaaagcagctccacagaggaggaccttggagtcctggtgaacAATAAGttgtccatgggacagcaacgtgcccttgaggccaagaaagccagcggtctcctggggtgcattgagtatggccagcaggtcaagggaggtggttcttcccctctactcagccctggtgagaccacatctagagtattgtgttcagttctgggctctgcagtttaagagggacaggaatatactagagagtgtccCGCAGAGGCTAcagggatgatgaagggaatggaacatctgatgagaaaaggctgagaaacctggggctgtttaccctggggaagagaagactgagaggagatttcatcagtgtttacaaatatctgaagggtggctgacAAGAAcaaagggccaggctcttttcaatggtgtccgttaataggacaaggggcaacaaacacaaaccaaagcccagggagttccacctcaacatgaggagaaacttctttggtgtgtgggtgttggagccctggagcaggctgcccagagaggtagtgtggagtcttcttctctggagactctcaagacccatctggatgtgttcctgggtgacctgtcctaggtgatcctgctttggcagggaagttggactcgatctctggaggtccctgtcaatccccaccattctatgattacaacACCTACTGAGAGTGCTACAGGGGAGAGATGAAGCTTGTGTTGGAGTAGCAAGGTGATGTTTGCAGACAGAGCTTATGGCCTGCTGTAAGTTCTGCTGAGAACTGGTGTTCTcaggagcttgtggagtctaAATAATGTAGTGCACACAGCACACTTCCAGTacaaaaaaactcaaaaccataacaaccaccacaaaaacaaaaaacaaacaaacaaaaaaccaccaaacaaacaaacaaaaaaaccccacaacagtCAGGAGTGCTAGAAACATCCCAGCTTTGCTCTAATGATGTCCTGTAGAGAgtgagtgcagcagcaggatgggctGGATGAAAGGACTGCTCTGCCTGACAGAAGGATGGAGCCCAAGGAGTCATTTTGCCACCCTGCTCCTTAGTAAggagcaaagaaaaagagacagaaaaatttCTCTTCTATCCTTAGTCCCTGGAGTCATCTTCAAACAAAATCCACCCTCTGTCAAAATGAACTCAGCCTCAGTTTTTCCATCTCtaacttttttccctcctcccctgtgTTTCACAGACCGTGGTGAGGGGCAGCACGGTGGAAGTGGAAGGCTACATCTCTGGGATCCTCAATGACATCCAGAAGCTTTCTGCCATCAGTTCTAACACTCTGAGGGGAAGGAGCCCCACCAGCAGGAGAAGAGCACAGTCCCTCGGGCTCTTGGGTGAAGAGAGACCTCCAGACATGTATCTTCAGAGTCCTGAAGCAGACTGGGCAGACAAATATGGAAACTACCTCAACTGCAATGGTGGGACCAAGGTGACCCGGAGGCAGACTATGTGGCCAGATTACAAACCCCGCTTGGAAGGACAGTCTCACCCCAATGGTATGGTCACCAAAGCACAGTCCCTCGGGCCTTCAGAGTTCCAGAGTGCTGATGGCAGCTGCCTCCAGcgtgcttctgctctgcagcacatgCCAACACTGCCTGGGGACAGTGACAAgatgggaaagagaaagtcAGAAGAGTGCTGGCCTCAGCCATGTCTCCTACGACAGGCAAACTCCAGGCCCTCAGGGgagggcagccccagctccaagTCAAGGGAGAACAGCttgaagaggaggctgctgcGCAGTGTGTTCCCCTCGTCTGGCAGCTCAAACAAGTTGggtccttccctgcagatgaAGGTAGAGTGACTCAGTGCTTGGGATCATAGAACGGTGGGGATTGacaggggcctccagagatcatcaagtccaaccccctgccaaagcaggatcacctaggacaggtcacccaggaacacatccagatggatcttgagagtctccagagaagaagactccactacctctctgggctgcctgctccagggctccagcaccctgacaccaaagaagtttctcctcatgttgaggtggaactttctgagttctagtttgcatccattgcctcttatcCTATTAAcggacaccactgacaagagtttGTCCCCTTTTTCTTGATCAGGCACAACTGAGATGCTATTATAGGAGCCTAAATGtgctttagtctggagaagaggaggctgagaggataccttgttgctctctgcaactgccTGAAAAGAGGTTAGAGACAGGTTAGGATTgatctcttctgcctagtattAGGAAATTAGGAAAAGGCCTGAAATTTtgtcagaggaggtttaggttggagattaggaaaaattactttcctgcaagagtggtcaggcattggaacaggctgcccaggtaggtagtggagtcaccatccccagaggtgttcaagaaccatgtggggacatggtttagtggccacggtgATTTTGGGTtgactgttggacttgatgatcttagaggccttttccaacccaaacacttctatgattctatgtagggGCTGTCAGATTACAGGAGATAATACTTACATATGGTTGGCCAAACATGTGTGAGCTTGCAGGCATGTGATGTGTCCTTCTGCATGCTCTAGGTTATATAAAACCTTTTTATTCTGCACCCTCCTCCCAACCTGAGGCCAAACGAGTTGGGAAAGAAATGCTTGGTTGCCATGAGCATGCCTCCACAGGACTGCAAGGGTGGAGCTGGTAAATGAGGAAGGAACTTCTGACAGGCACAACCCTGCACCTCTATGTCAGAAGCTATCGTAGCAGCAGTGTGAAGATGAGCTGTGTGTCAGGCTTGGGCAGGTCTGACTGTTGCAAAAATCCTTGTTTAAAACACAAAGTGCATAGAATTCAACCTTATTTGATGAtattcagcacaggaaggacatggagggggCCCAGAGTAGGCCATGAAGGTagtcagaggctggagcacctcccctaagaggacaggctgagagaattggggttgttcagcttggagaagtgaatgctccgaggagaccttagagcagcagtccagtagctgaagggagctacaggaaggctggggagggactgtttaggatGGCTTgtggtggtaggatgagaggcaatggtttgaaactggagcaggggagatttatgttggacatcaggaagaagttcttaactatgagagtgatgagacactggaacaggttgcccagggagggtgtaaatgccccatccttggaggtgttccaggccaggttggacagggcttgagcaacctggtccagtgggaggtgtccctacccacaGCAAGgaatttgaactagatgatcttcaaggttccttccaacctgaaccattgtatgattctgtgatcttgcaaCTCAAGTTATTCTGACTCTATATTCTGTCTGAGACAGAGAAATGAGTGCTCTTGCAAACACTGTTGTCAGCTTGTGGTTCCCATCCCCATGTTATTATGAACTTTATTACTAACCACTCAGAATTGTGAGAGGGAAAGCTGGTTGCTTTGAAGTTTTTCTACTGCCCTGTAATAGCAGTGATTGGCTTGCTCCTTCTGAAGTTGCCACTTTGTCAGATCCACTCTTATTTTACATATAACCAAGTCTATAATGTATTTTATACCCAACCTGCTTGGTGCTGTTGACTTGGAATTAGTCAACGTGTCCAGGATGAGTAAGAGCACCACAAGATTCATCCTTCTTGGGAAGGAGACCTCTGTGAAGTGCTCTTATGGGAATGTGTGTCCCGAAGCCACGTTACCACAGGCTGTGATCTTACTCATAAACCAAACAGGGTTGGGTCCACTTAGTGCTTGAGTGGGAGGTCTCCAAaaaagggaatggttttaagctggaagaggattGATTTgaattggagattaggaagaaactcttggaagtgaaggtggtgagacactggaacaggttgcccagggtagttgtggatgtcccctccctggaggtgttcaaggtcaggttggctgaggccttgagcaccctggtctggtgggaggtgtccctgcccatggcaaggggttggaactacatcaTCTTATATCATCacctacccaaaccattctgtgcaaGGTCTTCAGAGCTTTGGGAAAGGCACCAAATCCAACCTTACTGTAGGTTAGTTTTGAGTCGCCAAGGTGGCAGGTGgcttgctgcagctgaagtCTCCTGCTGGTTACCCACAGCCCTCCCAGTTCATGGTGCTAATTCTGTGTCTGATGGCCAGGAATGCTCTGCAGGTACCTGGGGAGAGTGCAGAGAGAGTTGTCAGGAGGCAGAGCCTAATTACCCAGAGGGAATTAGGCCAAGACATCAAAGTGATTTACAGCTCTGGCATGAATCCTCTTCCCCTTTGTACAAAGGAAGATCAGAGGCACAGACGGAACAAGGGTTTTCAAATTCTCTGCAGCACAGGTTGCCCCTGAGTTTTGGTGGCAAGGTTggaatgctttttatttttagcagctggggttttggtgggttttttgtttgtttttttgtttgtttgtttgtttttttgtttttttgtttgtttgtttctttctttctttgttttatgtGGGTTAcaggttttggtggggttttttttgaagcaAGGTCCCTTTTAAACTACCTCAGTTTGGAGATGCTCAAAGCACAGCACCCATCCTGTGACTTACCCTTGAAAATCTGCATCCATGTGGCTTCCCCTGGTCATGCAGTATTTGTTGGGCAGACCTGGAGACAAGAACTTGAAGCTTTTCACTCCAGTCTACTACAagattagaacaggctgcccagtaaagtggtggagtccttaTCGCTGGAGTTGTTTAAAAGCCGttggatgaggtgcttagggacatggcccAACAGTTGTGTGCAGgaagatgttaggttatggttggaatCAGTGATcttaaggccttttccaaccaggtgacTCTGTGATAAGATGTACTAAGCCATAGTGGAGAAACTGCttcctgccccttccctcctgTTAATCTAACcatcactttttctttcttccacttGTCCTATTTGTTCTTCTCAAAGCCTAATGCTTTCTTCAGGCCCCAGCAATGGGGTTCACCACGCAGCCCTGCAGCCAAAGCCCTGTCTCTTCCATCAGATCAGCCTGCGTCTGACTTCCCCAGGATGATCTCAGAAGCTGGAACCCCCCAGAAGTCCCCAGCGGTGGAGAAGGTGGCTGCAGCGCCACCAGGCAGGCCGTCACCGGCAGGCTCTCCCAGGAACCGGCAGACTCAGACCAGTTCTAGCAACCTTCACCTTCCTCAGGACTCTTCTGTGAAAGGGCAGCTGGCCAGTGAAGACCCCGTGGTTGTGACTCATGAGCAGTTCAAAGCTGCCCTTAGGATGGTTGTGGACCAGGGGGATCCCCGGACGATGCTGGAGAACTATGTAAAGATTGGCGAAGGGTCCACAGGCATTGTCTGCATCGCTCGAGAGAAGCACTCAGGGAGGCAGGTGGCAGTGAAAATGATGGACCTGAGGAAGCAGCAGCGCAGGGAGCTCCTTTTTAATGAGGTGAGTAGAGTGAGGAGAGGTGGGTTCTGCTGTCCTCCATGAAGTCAGTGTGGCAAAAAggagggaagggcaggagaTGTCTTCTTTTGAATAGAATGATGCTAGCAGCAGGACTAAAATGAGCGTGGGGAtggaggctgctgtgctgtACTCATAGGGCTGTGCATGCTGGTTTTGTTGGGTGGGATAAAGTGTTGTCTGTGtcagcctggccaggctggagagctgggtggaggggaacctcatgaagatcaacaagggcaagtcctgcacctggagaggtataaccccctgcagcagtacaggggaggggctgacctgctggaaggcagctccatggggagggacctgggagtgctggtggacaataaAGTCATCACAtcaccatgagtcagcaatgtgcccttttggccaagaaggcaaatggtctcatGGGggacatgaagaagagtgtggtcagcaggttgagggaggttctcctctccctctactctgccctggtgatactacacctggagtattgtgtccagttctggattcCCCAGTatgagggacagggaactactggagagagtccagtggagggtctgaggatgctgagaggcctggagcatctctgtgaggaggaaaaggctgaggctgtttagcctcaagaagagcagccccaggggggatctgctcaatgctcagcaagagctaaaaggtgtggggcaagaggctgaggccaggcttttatcagtggtgcccagggacaggacaaggggcaacaggcacaaactggagcccaggaggttccagatgaagatgaggagaaacttctttggtgtgagggtgctggagccctggagcaggctgctcggagaggctgtggagtctttttggagaaattccaaaccctCTTagccattgtgctgctgggcaagctactgtgggtgccctgctttagcagggagcttggactggatgatctccagaggtcccttccaatcctgccatgctgggattctgggattctgttgtTAGTGATTTTGGGGTGGTCAGTTGTTCACTGTGTTTTCACAGGTGGTGATAATGAGGGACTATCAACATGTCAATGTGGTGGAGATGTACAAGAGCTATCTAGTGGGAGAGGAACTCTGGGTGCTGATGGAATTCCTGC contains the following coding sequences:
- the PAK6 gene encoding serine/threonine-protein kinase PAK 6 isoform X1 → MFRKKKKKRPEISAPQNFEHRVHTSFDPKEGKFVGLPPQWQNILDTLRRPKPVVDPSRITRMQLQPMKTVVRGSTVEVEGYISGILNDIQKLSAISSNTLRGRSPTSRRRAQSLGLLGEERPPDMYLQSPEADWADKYGNYLNCNGGTKVTRRQTMWPDYKPRLEGQSHPNGMVTKAQSLGPSEFQSADGSCLQRASALQHMPTLPGDSDKMGKRKSEECWPQPCLLRQANSRPSGEGSPSSKSRENSLKRRLLRSVFPSSGSSNKLGPSLQMKPNAFFRPQQWGSPRSPAAKALSLPSDQPASDFPRMISEAGTPQKSPAVEKVAAAPPGRPSPAGSPRNRQTQTSSSNLHLPQDSSVKGQLASEDPVVVTHEQFKAALRMVVDQGDPRTMLENYVKIGEGSTGIVCIAREKHSGRQVAVKMMDLRKQQRRELLFNEVVIMRDYQHVNVVEMYKSYLVGEELWVLMEFLQGGALTDIVSQIRLNEEQIATVCESVLQALTYLHSQGVIHRDIKSDSILLTLDGRVKLSDFGFCAQISKDVPKRKSLVGTPYWMAPEVIARIPYTTEVDIWSLGIMVIEMVDGEPPYFSDSPVQAMKRLRDSPPPKLKNFHRTSPVLRDFLERMLTRDPLERATAQELLDHPFLLQTGLPECLVPLIQQYRKRTSTC
- the PAK6 gene encoding serine/threonine-protein kinase PAK 6 isoform X2, which produces MFRKKKKKRPEISAPQNFEHRVHTSFDPKEGKFVGLPPQWQNILDTLRRPKPVVDPSRITRMQLQPMKTVVRGSTVEVEGYISGILNDIQKLSAISSNTLRGRSPTSRRRAQSLGLLGEERPPDMYLQSPEADWADKYGNYLNCNGGTKVTRRQTMWPDYKPRLEGQSHPNGMVTKAQSLGPSEFQSADGSCLQRASALQHMPTLPGDSDKMGKRKSEECWPQPCLLRQANSRPSGEGSPSSKSRENSLKRRLLRSVFPSSGSSNKLGPSLQMKPNAFFRPQQWGSPRSPAAKALSLPSDQPASDFPRMISEAGTPQKSPAVEKVAAAPPGRPSPAGSPRNRQTQTSSSNLHLPQDSSVKGQLASEDPVVVTHEQFKAALRMVVDQGDPRTMLENYVKIGEGSTGIVCIAREKHSGRQVAVKMMDLRKQQRRELLFNEVVIMRDYQHVNVVEMYKSYLVGEELWVLMEFLQGGALTDIVSQIRLNEEQIATVCESVLQALTYLHSQGVIHRDIKSDSILLTLDGRVKLSDFGFCAQISKDVPKRKSLVGTPYWMAPEVIARIPYTTETSPVLRDFLERMLTRDPLERATAQELLDHPFLLQTGLPECLVPLIQQYRKRTSTC